The Arthrobacter sp. NicSoilC5 genome has a window encoding:
- a CDS encoding ABC transporter ATP-binding protein translates to MIEVKNLVRTFNSGDRTIKPVNDVSFVLEQGTLASIVGKSGSGKSTLLSLLGALDKPTSGDVVVDGVSLASLPDTKLTEYRRRDIGFVFQQFNLIPNLSAVDNVMLPMEFAGVRKAARLQRAKDLLEQVQLDPSKHDRRINRLSGGEQQRVAIARALANEPKLILADEPTGNLDEQTGDHIIELLSSLSRDHNTTILVVTHDRVLANKTDRRFRLQQGKLTEEPVRGRSAVAATA, encoded by the coding sequence ATGATTGAAGTCAAGAACCTGGTCCGCACCTTCAACTCCGGTGACCGCACCATCAAGCCGGTCAACGATGTCAGCTTTGTCCTGGAGCAGGGCACCCTGGCCTCCATCGTGGGCAAGAGCGGCAGCGGCAAGAGCACCCTGCTGTCCCTGCTGGGTGCGCTGGACAAACCCACCAGCGGGGACGTCGTGGTGGACGGCGTGAGCCTGGCAAGCCTGCCGGACACCAAGCTGACGGAATACCGGCGCCGGGACATCGGCTTCGTGTTCCAGCAGTTCAACCTGATCCCCAACCTGTCCGCCGTGGACAACGTCATGCTGCCCATGGAGTTCGCGGGGGTCCGCAAGGCCGCGCGGCTGCAGCGCGCCAAGGACTTGCTGGAACAGGTCCAGCTTGATCCGTCCAAGCACGACCGGCGGATCAACAGGCTCTCCGGCGGCGAGCAGCAGCGCGTGGCCATTGCCCGCGCCCTGGCCAATGAGCCGAAACTGATCCTGGCGGACGAGCCCACGGGCAACCTGGATGAGCAGACCGGCGACCACATCATCGAGCTCCTCAGCTCGCTGAGCCGCGACCACAACACCACCATCCTGGTGGTCACCCACGACAGGGTCCTGGCGAACAAGACCGACCGCCGGTTCCGCCTGCAGCAGGGCAAGCTGACGGAAGAGCCGGTCCGGGGACGGAGCGCCGTCGCCGCCACGGCCTGA
- a CDS encoding Gfo/Idh/MocA family oxidoreductase, which produces MTAPIAKPWLSSQPNQDPRSATGAPLRWGIIATGSIARAVSQDLALLEDAELYAVSSRAQDTADAFAVAYDFSKAYGDDGGVPGYQRLLADDAVDVVYVATPHAQHHEMVLAALNAGKHVLCEKAFTINAREAAELIEVARSRKLFLMEAVWSRFLPSMQRAFDIAASGELGDIHWVTADLGFPAPYSPNARLWARKDGGGALLDLSVYPLLWALGTLGFPQTVSATGFVNDDGVDAQNALSLGYGHAAQVQLTSSLLAHGPRTATVAGSLGFLQSVGSINNPRELVIAKGWEDRRTETFDVVGKGYAYELREVMRCVQQGLTESPVMPLEDTLNTMRLFDGVRAQLGVTYPNDSH; this is translated from the coding sequence ATGACTGCTCCGATCGCAAAGCCGTGGCTTTCCAGCCAGCCCAACCAGGATCCCCGGTCCGCCACCGGGGCTCCCCTGCGCTGGGGAATCATCGCCACGGGCAGCATTGCCCGCGCCGTCTCGCAGGATCTCGCGCTGCTTGAAGATGCCGAGCTGTATGCGGTCAGTTCCAGGGCGCAGGACACCGCGGACGCGTTTGCCGTGGCGTATGACTTTTCCAAGGCGTACGGGGACGACGGCGGGGTGCCCGGCTACCAGCGGCTGCTGGCCGATGACGCCGTGGATGTTGTGTACGTCGCGACGCCGCACGCGCAGCACCACGAGATGGTTCTCGCCGCCCTCAACGCCGGCAAGCACGTGCTGTGCGAGAAGGCTTTCACCATCAACGCCCGGGAAGCGGCGGAACTCATCGAGGTGGCGCGCAGCCGCAAGCTCTTCCTCATGGAGGCGGTCTGGAGCCGGTTCCTGCCCTCGATGCAGCGTGCCTTCGACATCGCTGCTTCCGGAGAGCTGGGCGACATCCATTGGGTGACCGCTGACCTTGGCTTCCCGGCACCGTACTCCCCCAACGCCAGGCTGTGGGCCCGGAAGGACGGCGGGGGCGCACTGCTGGATCTGTCCGTGTACCCGCTCCTGTGGGCGCTCGGCACGCTTGGCTTCCCGCAGACCGTCAGCGCCACGGGCTTCGTCAACGACGACGGCGTCGATGCGCAGAACGCCCTGAGCCTTGGCTACGGCCACGCCGCCCAGGTCCAGCTCACCTCCTCCCTGCTGGCCCACGGACCCCGCACTGCCACGGTGGCCGGCAGCCTGGGCTTCCTGCAAAGCGTGGGTTCCATCAACAACCCCCGCGAACTGGTCATCGCGAAGGGGTGGGAGGACCGCCGGACGGAGACCTTCGACGTCGTGGGAAAGGGCTACGCCTACGAGTTGCGCGAGGTGATGAGGTGTGTCCAGCAGGGGCTGACCGAGAGTCCGGTCATGCCGCTTGAGGACACCCTGAACACCATGCGCCTCTTCGACGGTGTGCGCGCACAGCTCGGCGTGACCTACCCCAACGACAGCCACTAG